The Spirosoma radiotolerans genome has a window encoding:
- a CDS encoding PD-(D/E)XK nuclease-like domain-containing protein, translating to MISQLLTPFSQPLIMPGDDYRALPRVSNSDLTRLKEEHLGYWSVPSARFIPEKTKAFGRAFHQHLLEPETVGTVLSQFLPDMMDPALRPDGLAPAQTKQLHTLMQTIRQDGFCRRYLRLSERERIVLSTEPTTGIACKARLDMVYTSPKRRNAMVIDLKTTSARTQAQFLESCYTYDYDRQAAFYVDSLRHADGREWSTTKQFRFVFIGIMKQSPYRLFAVDATSIPGFIDYGRKKYRFWLRKWRDEQTAETLAAPAWSMSA from the coding sequence ATGATTTCTCAATTGTTAACACCATTTTCCCAACCGCTCATAATGCCCGGTGACGATTACCGGGCATTGCCGCGTGTATCGAACTCTGACCTGACCCGACTGAAAGAAGAGCATCTGGGCTACTGGTCGGTGCCCTCGGCGCGGTTCATTCCCGAAAAGACCAAGGCGTTTGGGCGGGCGTTCCACCAGCATTTACTCGAACCCGAAACGGTCGGTACGGTTTTGTCGCAGTTTCTGCCCGACATGATGGACCCAGCCCTACGGCCTGATGGACTTGCTCCGGCCCAAACCAAACAACTGCATACGCTAATGCAGACGATCCGACAGGATGGCTTTTGCCGACGGTATCTGCGGCTGTCGGAGCGAGAGCGCATTGTGCTTTCGACAGAACCAACAACCGGTATCGCCTGCAAGGCGCGATTGGATATGGTCTATACCAGCCCCAAACGCCGAAATGCGATGGTAATCGACCTAAAAACAACGTCGGCCCGCACGCAGGCCCAGTTTCTGGAATCATGCTACACCTATGATTACGATCGCCAGGCCGCTTTTTATGTGGACAGCCTGCGCCATGCCGACGGACGCGAGTGGAGCACGACGAAGCAGTTTCGCTTTGTATTTATTGGTATCATGAAACAAAGCCCATATCGGCTCTTTGCCGTCGATGCGACCTCCATTCCGGGCTTTATTGATTATGGCCGGAAGAAGTACCGCTTCTGGCTCCGCAAATGGCGCGACGAGCAGACAGCCGAAACGCTGGCGGCACCCGCCTGGAGTATGAGTGCTTAA
- a CDS encoding transcriptional regulator, producing the protein MTINLRLQQLIDSLDISVLEFARQLGEHRGEKVYHILHGRLKPRYDTLEKILAAYPQVNGDWLLRGEGLMFKALNSPSAAITTEERLRNMEFLLFQLTERVALLQQTNDQLLAEIKGQRE; encoded by the coding sequence ATGACGATCAATCTACGCCTTCAGCAACTCATCGACTCGCTCGACATTAGTGTGCTCGAATTCGCCCGGCAACTAGGCGAACACCGGGGCGAGAAAGTTTATCATATTTTACACGGTCGGCTGAAACCTCGTTACGATACACTCGAAAAAATTCTGGCGGCCTATCCGCAGGTCAACGGCGACTGGCTGCTACGGGGCGAGGGCCTGATGTTTAAAGCGCTCAATTCGCCTTCAGCGGCTATCACAACCGAAGAGCGGTTGCGGAACATGGAGTTCCTGCTGTTTCAGCTTACGGAGCGCGTGGCGCTGCTACAACAAACCAACGACCAGCTTCTGGCAGAGATAAAGGGGCAGCGGGAATAG
- a CDS encoding mevalonate kinase family protein produces the protein MLIETRAYARAGLLGNPSDGFFGKTIAISVRNFGASVTLYPSPELHIEPQLQDTNVFRSLYHLRDSVSTLGYHGGVPLLKAAIKKFSEYCEAEHIRLPNQNFSIRYNTSIPRQVGLSGSSAIIVATFRALMQFYGVEIPQPILPNLVLATEAEELGITAGLQDRVIQCYEGCVYMDFDRDIMERQGYGQYEPLDSRLLPKLYIAYNTDLGKQSGRVHNDVRARWLKGEPVVVETMSAIADVAREGREAMLRQDGKALNELVNRNFDLRAQIYNITDRNRSLIEAARVCGASASFTGSGGSIIGLYRDDAMLNRLFVELKKINARVIKPYVV, from the coding sequence TTGCTCATCGAAACCCGTGCCTATGCCCGGGCGGGACTACTTGGCAACCCGTCCGATGGATTTTTTGGGAAGACCATTGCCATTTCTGTGCGCAACTTTGGAGCGTCTGTGACGCTTTATCCCTCACCCGAACTGCATATTGAGCCGCAGTTGCAGGATACCAACGTGTTCCGTAGTTTATACCACCTGCGCGATTCGGTCAGCACGTTGGGTTACCATGGCGGTGTTCCGCTATTAAAAGCGGCCATCAAGAAATTTTCCGAATATTGCGAAGCCGAACACATCCGGCTGCCGAACCAGAATTTTTCAATTCGCTACAACACGTCTATTCCCCGCCAGGTTGGCCTTTCGGGCTCCAGCGCCATCATTGTCGCCACCTTCCGGGCACTCATGCAATTTTACGGCGTTGAAATTCCACAGCCGATCCTGCCTAATCTGGTACTGGCTACGGAAGCTGAAGAGCTGGGCATTACGGCTGGGTTGCAGGACCGCGTGATTCAGTGCTATGAAGGCTGCGTCTACATGGATTTTGACCGGGATATCATGGAACGCCAGGGCTATGGCCAGTACGAACCGCTCGATTCCCGCTTGCTGCCTAAACTATACATTGCCTACAACACGGATCTGGGCAAGCAATCGGGTCGGGTGCACAACGACGTTCGGGCGCGATGGCTCAAAGGAGAGCCCGTTGTGGTTGAGACCATGAGCGCCATTGCCGATGTGGCCCGCGAAGGCCGGGAAGCGATGCTTCGCCAGGACGGAAAAGCCCTGAATGAATTGGTTAATCGTAATTTCGATCTGCGGGCACAGATATACAACATCACCGACCGCAACCGAAGTTTGATTGAAGCCGCCCGTGTCTGCGGGGCATCGGCTTCGTTCACCGGCTCGGGGGGCTCAATCATCGGTCTTTACCGCGATGATGCCATGCTAAACCGGCTTTTTGTGGAATTAAAGAAAATCAATGCACGCGTTATCAAACCCTATGTAGTTTAA
- the galU gene encoding UTP--glucose-1-phosphate uridylyltransferase GalU, with protein sequence MIKKAVIPAAGLGTRFLPATKAQPKEMLPIIDRPTIQYVVQEAVDSGIEDILIITGKGKRAIEDHFDRNYELETRLEEKEDQLLLDEMRRLSDMANLHYVRQRELNGLGDAIRYARHHVGNEPFAVLLGDTIMDSVIPVTQQLIDTYAQFGGSVIAVEEVPHDKVNRYGIVGGKSLSDRIFELDTLVEKPSISEAPSNLAIAGRYILTPEIFAMLEQTPVGKNNEIQLTDAMLLLLKRENLYAHRIEGKRHDIGNKLDFLKTTVEFALKRPEFAGPFRAFLEEIIKK encoded by the coding sequence ATGATAAAGAAAGCCGTTATCCCCGCTGCCGGTCTCGGAACCCGGTTTCTGCCCGCCACAAAGGCGCAGCCCAAAGAAATGTTGCCCATTATTGACCGCCCTACCATTCAGTACGTGGTGCAGGAAGCCGTTGACTCGGGTATCGAAGATATTCTGATTATTACGGGAAAAGGGAAGCGGGCGATCGAAGACCATTTTGATCGTAACTACGAACTGGAAACCCGACTCGAAGAGAAGGAAGATCAGTTACTGCTGGATGAGATGCGTCGTTTGTCGGACATGGCGAACCTGCATTACGTTCGCCAGCGGGAACTCAACGGACTTGGGGATGCCATTCGTTATGCCCGGCACCATGTTGGAAATGAGCCGTTTGCAGTACTGCTGGGCGATACCATCATGGACTCGGTTATTCCTGTCACACAGCAACTCATTGATACCTATGCCCAGTTTGGTGGCTCAGTCATTGCTGTTGAAGAGGTGCCTCACGACAAAGTAAACCGCTACGGAATCGTAGGAGGGAAGTCGTTGAGTGATCGGATATTTGAACTGGATACGCTGGTCGAAAAACCATCCATCAGCGAGGCCCCATCGAACCTGGCCATTGCCGGACGCTACATTCTGACGCCCGAGATTTTTGCCATGCTGGAGCAAACGCCGGTTGGGAAAAACAATGAGATTCAACTGACCGACGCAATGCTGCTGTTGTTGAAACGTGAGAATCTTTACGCACATCGCATTGAAGGCAAACGCCATGATATCGGCAATAAACTGGACTTCCTGAAAACAACGGTTGAGTTTGCCCTCAAACGACCCGAGTTTGCGGGGCCGTTTCGCGCGTTTCTCGAAGAAATCATTAAGAAGTAA